A genomic window from Xenorhabdus cabanillasii includes:
- the tssA gene encoding type VI secretion system protein TssA, which translates to MNIDALLAPISEESPCGENLEYDEVFLLLEQSLIGKAEQQFGDFVIPAEPPDWLEVEKQSTTLLLSRTKDLRIIIALIHAWVETQGICGYADGLELLRQTLEHYWEEVWPRLEFDGEYDPLFRLNALADIEDGSPLSIKVQHSILLKSISQELSFREVCSLLDGSITEISGYTGGRTRLQDELKQQADTPEISSLVIIRDHIIALLDIIRQHLSAGHMPELSRFLKNLNTVIEFCALNGPVKTASITPGNEGKPKSASVTKQATTRSSIAPSSTDQSPTETIAPTGLSSFNWYGVAINNRDEARMLLEKAKTYFLTHEPSHPAPMMIDRIQRLIDRDFIDIVYDLAPEGLNQLAIIFGHTDNSDTDTN; encoded by the coding sequence ATGAATATTGATGCCTTACTTGCGCCAATCAGTGAAGAGTCTCCCTGCGGGGAAAACCTCGAATACGATGAAGTATTTCTGTTATTAGAACAAAGTCTTATCGGAAAAGCAGAGCAACAGTTTGGTGATTTTGTTATTCCTGCGGAACCACCCGACTGGTTAGAAGTGGAAAAACAGTCCACAACGCTACTGCTGTCCCGTACCAAAGATCTGCGTATTATCATCGCTCTCATACATGCATGGGTAGAAACCCAGGGAATATGTGGCTATGCCGATGGGCTGGAGCTACTCCGGCAAACACTGGAGCACTATTGGGAAGAGGTATGGCCAAGACTGGAATTTGATGGTGAATACGATCCCTTATTTCGCCTCAATGCCCTGGCAGATATTGAAGATGGTTCCCCTCTCTCAATAAAAGTACAACATTCCATTCTGCTGAAAAGTATTTCGCAAGAATTGTCATTCCGGGAGGTTTGTTCACTGCTTGATGGTTCGATAACAGAAATTAGTGGTTACACCGGAGGGCGAACCCGCCTGCAAGATGAATTAAAACAACAAGCTGACACGCCGGAAATATCATCATTAGTCATCATCCGCGATCACATTATTGCCCTGCTTGATATTATTCGCCAGCACTTATCCGCCGGCCATATGCCTGAATTATCGCGATTCCTAAAAAACCTGAATACTGTTATTGAATTTTGCGCATTAAATGGACCTGTAAAAACCGCTTCGATAACTCCCGGCAATGAAGGAAAACCTAAATCTGCATCAGTGACAAAGCAGGCAACAACACGATCATCAATAGCCCCATCGTCTACAGATCAATCACCAACAGAGACAATAGCTCCGACTGGTTTGTCCTCATTTAATTGGTACGGAGTAGCAATCAACAATCGTGATGAAGCTCGCATGCTATTGGAAAAAGCGAAAACCTATTTTCTCACACACGAACCAAGCCATCCTGCTCCGATGATGATTGACCGCATTCAACGCCTGATTGATCGTGATTTTATCGACATTGTCTATGACCTTGCACCAGAAGGATTAAATCAGCTCGCCATCATTTTTGGCCATACTGATAATTCTGACACTGATACAAATTAG
- a CDS encoding type VI secretion system-associated FHA domain protein: MRFTIVKNSGTDQPTQLSYDFLPPGGTIGRSKDNNWILPDKEQAIARLQAIISISADGECRITNRGSASELLLNTIPLAPDRQVEIRDGDVLNIGGYQIQAVDINKSAPPQATTRVINTGSQSATNCSGIPNEIWDGLEQIFTTPDTLSSLNRHQATSEGNDNNPLLKPQQQENDERNPIDPLAQIENTTDLETLQLRATDPVTMFHSDALFQQEDILNNNTPTTLFQYNTQEIEHSDDKEKEIDPLALFSDNPIRQQKRVKNDDPLNLMLDNAVPLTSPDNPTISDPQFAPVSQPISAQDKQSIAQPPYLPPLFTTEEISKELSKDLAKSHTGIEEARTKENIFPPFPPAPSNEYPDHQTSANHQPSIKHQVNNANNSLHITHDNHAYERLGIDPISYSSDNHQTDGIKLEGKLLASLLEGMGLKNLHQPQFDEYRMYQLGLFISQLSQGIVALNASRTMLKREADADMTQMLLDANNPFKLLPSGQSVLVQMFGDHMPGFMPVEQATRDILIELQAHQLGMIAGVRAITRDILQLFHPGILEQKARDEGGMPRLSLSSTYKTSLWEFLTKYYQKTANEFEQNSVLFGENFLQSYEKEVNKYKSSQSKLKK; the protein is encoded by the coding sequence ATGCGATTCACCATTGTTAAAAACAGCGGTACAGATCAACCCACACAATTGAGTTATGACTTTTTGCCTCCGGGGGGAACTATCGGTCGCAGCAAAGACAATAACTGGATTTTGCCCGACAAAGAACAGGCTATTGCCCGGCTTCAGGCCATCATATCTATTTCTGCTGATGGTGAGTGTCGGATTACCAATCGTGGCTCTGCATCTGAATTGTTACTAAACACAATACCATTGGCTCCGGATCGTCAGGTTGAAATCCGTGATGGTGATGTATTGAATATTGGCGGCTATCAGATTCAGGCAGTTGATATCAATAAAAGTGCGCCTCCGCAGGCAACCACACGGGTTATCAATACAGGATCCCAATCGGCTACCAACTGTTCAGGCATTCCCAATGAAATCTGGGATGGTCTCGAACAAATTTTCACTACCCCCGATACGTTATCCTCCCTCAACAGACATCAGGCAACATCAGAGGGAAATGACAATAACCCACTGCTCAAACCCCAACAACAGGAAAACGATGAACGTAACCCCATTGATCCATTAGCACAAATTGAAAACACAACCGATCTGGAGACACTACAATTACGGGCGACAGATCCTGTGACTATGTTCCACTCAGATGCCCTCTTCCAACAGGAAGATATTCTGAATAACAATACGCCCACAACATTATTCCAGTACAATACCCAGGAAATTGAACATAGTGACGACAAAGAAAAAGAAATTGATCCACTGGCATTATTTTCTGACAACCCTATAAGACAGCAGAAACGCGTCAAAAATGACGATCCACTAAACTTAATGTTAGATAATGCCGTACCATTGACATCACCTGATAACCCGACAATTTCCGATCCTCAGTTTGCTCCTGTATCACAGCCCATATCTGCTCAGGATAAACAATCCATTGCTCAGCCACCTTATTTACCGCCACTCTTCACAACAGAAGAGATATCTAAGGAACTCAGTAAAGATTTAGCCAAAAGTCATACAGGTATAGAAGAAGCCAGAACAAAAGAAAATATTTTTCCGCCCTTTCCCCCTGCTCCTTCAAATGAATATCCTGATCATCAGACCAGCGCCAATCACCAGCCCTCAATTAAACACCAGGTGAATAACGCTAATAATTCCCTTCATATCACGCATGATAACCATGCTTATGAGCGGCTTGGTATTGATCCTATAAGCTATAGTTCCGATAACCATCAAACAGACGGGATCAAACTGGAGGGGAAATTACTGGCATCACTATTAGAGGGAATGGGACTCAAAAACCTTCACCAACCACAATTTGATGAATACCGCATGTATCAATTAGGTCTGTTTATCAGCCAGTTATCCCAAGGGATCGTCGCACTCAATGCTTCACGCACGATGCTGAAACGGGAAGCTGATGCGGATATGACTCAGATGCTATTGGATGCCAATAATCCATTTAAGCTATTACCTTCTGGTCAATCTGTTTTAGTACAGATGTTTGGTGATCATATGCCTGGATTTATGCCTGTTGAGCAGGCGACCCGCGATATTTTAATTGAATTGCAAGCACACCAATTAGGAATGATAGCAGGAGTACGTGCCATTACGAGAGATATCCTGCAACTATTCCATCCCGGAATTCTTGAGCAGAAAGCACGGGATGAAGGCGGCATGCCGCGTTTGTCTTTATCGTCAACCTACAAAACATCATTGTGGGAATTTCTCACCAAATACTATCAAAAAACAGCCAACGAATTTGAGCAAAATTCAGTTCTGTTTGGTGAAAACTTCCTGCAATCCTATGAAAAAGAGGTCAATAAATATAAAAGTTCTCAAAGCAAACTAAAAAAATAG
- the tssB gene encoding type VI secretion system contractile sheath small subunit encodes MKSSGQKFIARNRAPRVQIEYDVELYGSEKVVQLPFVMGVMADLAGKPTEALPDVSERKFLEIDVDNFDERMKSIKPRAAFQVDNTLTGDGKLNVELVFEKMEDFQPDAIAKKVEPLAQLLEARTQLANLLSYMDGKSGAEQLIAEILQNPALLKSLAEAPKPEDSTSASDEGAEDKE; translated from the coding sequence ATGAAATCCAGTGGACAAAAGTTTATAGCCCGAAATCGTGCTCCCCGAGTCCAGATTGAATACGATGTCGAGCTTTATGGCTCAGAAAAAGTTGTCCAATTACCATTTGTCATGGGCGTTATGGCTGATTTGGCAGGAAAACCCACAGAAGCCCTACCAGACGTTAGCGAGCGAAAATTTCTGGAAATTGACGTTGATAACTTTGACGAACGTATGAAGTCAATAAAGCCACGAGCTGCCTTTCAGGTTGATAACACCCTGACAGGTGATGGCAAACTGAATGTCGAATTAGTTTTTGAAAAAATGGAAGACTTTCAACCCGATGCTATCGCTAAAAAGGTAGAACCTTTAGCTCAACTGCTGGAAGCACGTACCCAACTGGCAAACCTACTGTCTTATATGGATGGTAAAAGTGGTGCAGAACAACTGATTGCTGAAATACTGCAAAACCCTGCTCTGCTGAAATCACTGGCGGAAGCGCCAAAACCTGAAGATAGCACTTCAGCTTCAGATGAAGGTGCTGAAGATAAGGAGTAA
- a CDS encoding Hcp family type VI secretion system effector, which translates to MSNNAFITFTDIKGESGDDTHKEWTAVHVFELGMTNEISTNTQSSGLSSGIVSIPGITVGLFFDKSCISLSNYLTIGKHIKEVKIEVMRQGGENVLWHTIVMTNVMVASTSLGFSFDQYISTVKLVFQSHKESYYPLDFTGKKGAEVTYGWDSFANKPL; encoded by the coding sequence ATGTCTAACAACGCATTTATTACTTTTACTGATATTAAAGGTGAATCAGGTGACGATACCCATAAAGAATGGACAGCCGTCCATGTTTTTGAGTTGGGAATGACTAATGAAATTTCTACAAATACTCAGTCTAGCGGATTGAGTTCGGGTATAGTTAGCATTCCTGGTATTACTGTAGGGCTCTTCTTTGATAAATCATGTATAAGTTTGTCTAATTATCTGACGATAGGTAAACATATCAAAGAAGTTAAAATTGAAGTCATGCGACAAGGAGGTGAAAATGTACTTTGGCACACCATAGTCATGACAAACGTTATGGTAGCAAGCACATCGCTCGGATTTTCATTTGATCAATATATTTCTACTGTTAAGCTGGTCTTCCAATCACATAAAGAAAGCTATTATCCTCTGGACTTCACAGGCAAAAAAGGCGCTGAAGTCACCTATGGATGGGATTCTTTCGCTAATAAGCCACTCTAA
- the tssC gene encoding type VI secretion system contractile sheath large subunit, protein MSTTEQENLAQQEQAPKEYTVDELSVLLGKEFRPQSDQTRDAVENAVKTLAQQALENTVTISGDTYRTIQSLIAEIDTKISQQMNHILHHDEFQTLEGAWRGLHYLVNNTETDEMLKIRVMCLSKKELSNTLKRFKGVSWDQSPLFKKIYEAEYGQFGGEPFGCLVGDYYFDHTAPDVELLRQLAQIGAAAHCPFISGAAPSVMQMKSWQELANPRDLTKIFQNTEYAPWRSLRESEDVRYIGLALPRFLSRLPYGALTNPVDNFNFEENTEGPTHENYTWANAAYAMAVNINRSFKLYGWCTSIRGVESGGIVENLPCYTFPSDDGGVDMKCPTEIAISDRREAELAKNGFIPLLHRKNTDMAAFIGAQSLQKPSEYYDPDATANANLSARLPYLFACCRFAHYLKCIVRDKIGTFQERSDMERWLNEWITHYVDGDPVNSSQLTKAKKPLAAAEVQVEEIESNPGYYQAKFFLRPHYQLEGLTVSLRLVSKLPSLKGA, encoded by the coding sequence ATGAGTACGACTGAACAAGAAAACCTGGCTCAACAAGAGCAGGCACCGAAAGAATATACAGTTGATGAATTAAGTGTATTGCTCGGTAAGGAATTCCGTCCGCAAAGTGATCAAACACGTGATGCCGTTGAAAATGCGGTAAAAACCCTGGCACAGCAGGCACTGGAAAATACCGTCACTATTTCTGGCGATACTTACCGTACTATTCAGTCATTGATTGCTGAAATTGATACCAAAATATCACAACAGATGAATCATATCCTGCATCATGATGAATTCCAGACACTGGAAGGCGCATGGCGTGGTCTGCATTATCTGGTTAATAACACAGAAACCGATGAGATGCTGAAAATCCGTGTGATGTGCCTTTCCAAAAAAGAACTAAGCAACACACTAAAACGTTTCAAAGGAGTCAGTTGGGACCAAAGCCCGCTCTTTAAGAAGATCTATGAAGCAGAATACGGTCAGTTTGGTGGTGAACCTTTCGGCTGTCTGGTAGGAGATTATTATTTTGACCACACCGCGCCGGATGTTGAACTTTTGCGTCAGCTGGCACAAATCGGTGCCGCAGCACACTGTCCATTTATTTCAGGAGCAGCCCCAAGTGTTATGCAAATGAAATCCTGGCAGGAGTTAGCGAACCCTCGTGATCTCACCAAGATTTTCCAAAATACGGAATACGCCCCCTGGCGTAGTTTACGCGAATCAGAAGACGTACGTTACATCGGATTAGCACTACCACGTTTTCTGTCCCGTTTACCTTATGGTGCTCTCACTAATCCCGTTGATAATTTCAATTTTGAGGAAAATACCGAAGGCCCCACCCATGAAAATTATACCTGGGCAAATGCCGCTTATGCCATGGCAGTCAATATCAACCGTTCCTTTAAACTGTACGGCTGGTGCACCTCTATTCGCGGTGTGGAATCTGGTGGAATTGTAGAAAATTTACCTTGCTATACTTTTCCCTCTGATGACGGCGGCGTGGATATGAAATGTCCTACCGAGATTGCCATCAGCGATCGTCGTGAGGCTGAATTAGCCAAAAATGGTTTTATTCCACTTCTGCACCGTAAGAATACCGATATGGCCGCCTTTATCGGTGCCCAATCGCTGCAAAAACCATCAGAATATTATGATCCTGACGCTACAGCAAATGCCAACCTCTCTGCTCGTCTGCCTTATTTATTTGCCTGCTGTCGTTTTGCTCATTACCTGAAATGTATTGTCCGCGACAAAATCGGGACTTTTCAGGAGCGTAGTGATATGGAACGTTGGCTGAATGAATGGATCACTCATTATGTTGACGGTGACCCGGTCAATTCATCACAGCTTACCAAGGCGAAGAAGCCACTGGCAGCCGCGGAAGTTCAGGTAGAAGAAATAGAGAGCAACCCGGGATATTATCAAGCTAAATTTTTCCTCCGCCCCCATTATCAATTGGAAGGACTAACCGTTTCTTTACGTCTGGTTTCAAAATTACCCTCATTAAAAGGAGCATGA